The Trinickia acidisoli genome includes a window with the following:
- a CDS encoding 1-deoxy-D-xylulose-5-phosphate reductoisomerase, with protein sequence MKKRLTLLGSTGSIGDSTLDVVARHPERFTVHALTAHRNGDKLVAQCLRFSPDVAVVGDAETAARVEAQLKAAGCKTQVAYGQDALVQATQSAQCDTVVAAIVGAAGLAPTLAAARAGKRILLANKEALVMSGAIFMDAVRDHGATLLPVDSEHNAIFQCLPRDVAEHGGVTKIILTASGGPFRTREPATLVDVTPDEACKHPNWVMGRKISVDSATMMNKGLEVIEAHWLFGLAGDRIDVLIHPQSVIHSLVSYADGSVLAQLGNPDMRTPIAHALAFPERVDSGVAQLDLAQIASLQFEKPDYERFPCLALAMQALAAGGIASAALNAANEVAVEAFLERRIGFMEVARTVEAVLDGLSNRAPSGLDDVLDADADARRAAREFIASRALVARAANRTGPVDRAVR encoded by the coding sequence ATGAAAAAACGTCTGACACTGCTCGGCTCCACGGGCTCGATCGGCGACAGCACGCTCGACGTCGTTGCCCGCCACCCCGAGCGCTTCACGGTGCACGCGCTTACCGCGCATCGCAACGGCGACAAGCTCGTCGCCCAATGCTTGCGTTTTTCGCCCGACGTCGCCGTCGTCGGCGATGCCGAGACGGCAGCGCGCGTCGAGGCGCAGCTCAAGGCCGCCGGCTGCAAGACGCAGGTCGCCTACGGCCAGGATGCGCTCGTGCAAGCGACACAAAGCGCGCAATGCGATACCGTCGTTGCCGCGATCGTGGGAGCGGCTGGGCTCGCGCCGACGCTTGCCGCCGCGCGCGCCGGCAAGCGCATTTTGCTGGCGAACAAAGAAGCGCTCGTCATGTCGGGCGCGATCTTCATGGACGCGGTGCGCGATCATGGCGCGACGCTATTGCCCGTGGACAGCGAGCACAACGCGATTTTCCAATGCTTGCCGCGCGACGTCGCCGAACACGGCGGCGTCACCAAAATCATCTTGACCGCTTCGGGCGGGCCGTTCCGCACGCGCGAGCCTGCCACGCTCGTCGATGTGACGCCCGATGAGGCCTGCAAGCATCCGAATTGGGTCATGGGCCGCAAGATCTCGGTCGATTCTGCCACGATGATGAACAAGGGCCTCGAAGTCATCGAGGCACATTGGCTGTTCGGCCTGGCGGGCGATCGCATCGACGTCCTCATTCATCCGCAAAGCGTCATCCACTCGCTAGTCTCCTACGCCGACGGCTCGGTCCTGGCGCAACTCGGCAATCCCGATATGCGCACGCCGATTGCTCACGCGTTGGCATTTCCCGAGCGTGTCGACTCCGGCGTGGCGCAGCTCGATCTCGCGCAAATTGCCTCGCTGCAGTTCGAGAAACCCGACTACGAGCGCTTCCCGTGCCTTGCACTGGCGATGCAAGCGCTGGCAGCGGGGGGTATCGCGAGCGCGGCGCTCAATGCGGCGAACGAAGTGGCCGTCGAGGCGTTCCTCGAGCGACGCATCGGTTTCATGGAAGTCGCGCGGACGGTCGAGGCCGTGCTCGACGGCCTGTCCAACCGTGCGCCAAGTGGCTTGGACGACGTGCTCGATGCCGATGCCGATGCACGGCGCGCGGCGCGCGAGTTCATTGCGAGCCGTGCGCTCGTGGCGCGGGCAGCCAATCGCACGGGCCCCGTCGATCGCGCGGTGCGGTGA
- the frr gene encoding ribosome recycling factor yields the protein MSVAEVKKGADQKMQRSIEAFKNDLAKIRTGRAHTGLLDHIQVDYYGSNVPISQVANLTLIDARTIGVQPWEKKMVQVVEKAIRESDLGLNPATQGDLIRVPMPALTEERRRELTKVVKSEGETAKVAVRNLRRDANEQLKKLVKEKEISEDDERRASDEVQKLTDKSVAEIDKLVQTKEAEIMTV from the coding sequence ATGAGTGTGGCAGAGGTCAAAAAGGGCGCCGATCAAAAAATGCAGCGTTCGATCGAAGCGTTCAAGAACGATTTGGCGAAAATCCGCACGGGGCGCGCGCATACGGGTTTGCTCGACCATATCCAGGTCGATTATTACGGCTCGAACGTGCCCATCTCTCAAGTGGCCAACCTGACGCTCATCGACGCGCGCACGATTGGCGTTCAGCCTTGGGAAAAGAAGATGGTTCAGGTTGTCGAAAAGGCAATTCGCGAATCCGATCTGGGTTTGAATCCCGCCACGCAAGGCGATTTGATTCGCGTGCCGATGCCCGCGTTGACGGAAGAGCGCCGCCGCGAACTGACCAAGGTTGTCAAGAGTGAAGGCGAGACGGCGAAGGTCGCCGTGCGCAATCTGCGTCGCGATGCGAACGAACAATTGAAGAAGCTCGTCAAAGAGAAAGAGATTTCGGAAGACGACGAGCGCCGCGCAAGCGATGAAGTGCAAAAGCTTACCGACAAATCCGTCGCCGAGATCGACAAGCTCGTTCAAACGAAAGAAGCCGAGATCATGACCGTCTGA
- the fabZ gene encoding 3-hydroxyacyl-ACP dehydratase FabZ: protein MSTEKINLDIHKILTLLPHRYPILLVDRVLELEPHKSIKALKNVSINEPYFMGHFPQRPVMPGVLILEALAQTAALLTFAEEAHDPETTLYYFVGIDGARFKRVVEPGDQLILNVTFERYMRGIWKFKARAEVEGAIAAEAELMCTVKQTNE, encoded by the coding sequence ATGAGCACTGAAAAAATCAATCTCGACATCCATAAGATTCTTACGCTGCTGCCGCATCGCTATCCGATCCTGCTCGTGGATCGGGTGCTCGAGCTCGAGCCGCACAAGAGCATCAAAGCGTTGAAGAACGTGTCGATCAACGAGCCGTACTTCATGGGGCACTTCCCGCAGCGTCCGGTGATGCCCGGCGTGCTGATCCTCGAAGCGCTCGCGCAAACAGCGGCACTTCTGACGTTCGCCGAGGAGGCGCACGATCCCGAAACGACGCTGTACTACTTCGTTGGTATCGACGGGGCGCGTTTTAAGCGTGTGGTCGAACCGGGCGATCAATTGATTCTCAATGTGACGTTCGAGCGCTATATGCGCGGCATCTGGAAATTCAAGGCGCGTGCGGAGGTCGAAGGTGCCATCGCCGCCGAAGCCGAGCTGATGTGCACGGTCAAGCAGACGAACGAGTGA
- the rseP gene encoding RIP metalloprotease RseP, whose protein sequence is MNLLIEVAAFAVAIGVLVVVHEYGHYSVARLCGVKVLRFSIGFGRPLASWVGRKSGTEWTISALPLGGYVKMLDERDPGPGIAAADLPYAFNRQHVAKRIAIVLAGPLANFVLAVVLFSVVFATGVTEPVATLATPAAGTIAARAGFDGGETVVAIGDERGADVSAVRSWSDLRWKLLDAAFDHRRIVLKARDGHGIYDFQVDLRNVPGRDLDDDFLSKLGFGEGGTLTVAAVEPGSAAERAGLEAGDTLRTAGGAPINGAEAFIAYVKARAGRPIALGIDRGTPAQRRLLMVVPDAHEDLQTGATSGRIGAALETQVETVRVRYGLGESIARSAQRTWDIAIYSLRMFGRMLTGQASLKNLSGPVTIADYAGKSAQLGWAPFLSFLSLVSISLGVLNLLPIPVLDGGHLLYYLVEAATGKAVSERWQLVLQRAGLVCIVVLSAIALFNDLARLIHF, encoded by the coding sequence ATGAACCTGCTGATCGAAGTCGCCGCATTCGCCGTTGCGATCGGCGTGCTCGTCGTGGTGCACGAGTACGGCCACTATAGTGTGGCGCGACTTTGCGGCGTGAAGGTGCTGCGGTTTTCGATCGGCTTCGGGCGGCCGCTCGCAAGTTGGGTCGGACGCAAATCCGGGACGGAATGGACGATCTCGGCGCTGCCGCTAGGCGGCTACGTCAAGATGCTGGACGAGCGCGATCCTGGGCCCGGTATCGCGGCGGCTGATCTGCCGTACGCGTTCAATCGGCAGCACGTGGCCAAGCGCATCGCGATCGTATTGGCCGGGCCGCTCGCCAATTTCGTGCTCGCCGTGGTGCTGTTCTCGGTCGTCTTCGCGACGGGGGTGACCGAGCCCGTGGCGACGCTCGCGACGCCGGCGGCGGGAACCATCGCCGCCCGCGCGGGTTTCGACGGCGGCGAGACGGTCGTGGCGATTGGCGACGAGCGAGGCGCGGACGTCTCGGCGGTGCGCTCTTGGTCGGACTTGCGCTGGAAACTGCTCGATGCCGCTTTCGATCATCGGCGCATCGTGCTCAAGGCTCGTGACGGCCACGGCATCTATGATTTCCAGGTCGACCTGCGCAACGTACCGGGGCGCGACCTGGACGACGATTTCCTCAGTAAGCTCGGTTTCGGCGAGGGCGGGACGCTGACGGTAGCCGCCGTGGAGCCTGGCAGCGCCGCCGAGCGGGCCGGCCTCGAAGCGGGCGATACGCTGCGCACGGCGGGCGGTGCGCCGATCAATGGCGCCGAGGCGTTCATCGCCTACGTCAAAGCGCGCGCGGGGCGTCCGATCGCGCTCGGCATCGATCGCGGCACGCCGGCCCAGCGGCGCCTACTGATGGTCGTGCCTGACGCGCATGAGGATCTGCAAACGGGCGCGACGTCCGGACGCATCGGCGCGGCGCTCGAGACCCAGGTGGAGACCGTGCGCGTGCGCTATGGGTTGGGCGAGAGCATCGCGCGCAGCGCGCAGCGCACGTGGGACATCGCCATTTATTCGCTGCGGATGTTCGGGCGCATGCTCACGGGGCAGGCGTCGCTGAAGAACTTGTCGGGCCCCGTCACGATCGCCGATTACGCCGGTAAGAGTGCGCAGCTCGGCTGGGCGCCGTTTCTTTCCTTCCTATCGCTCGTCAGTATCAGCCTCGGTGTGCTGAACTTATTGCCGATTCCGGTATTGGACGGGGGGCATCTGTTATATTATTTGGTTGAAGCCGCAACCGGCAAAGCCGTGTCGGAACGCTGGCAACTCGTTTTGCAAAGGGCTGGCCTCGTGTGCATCGTCGTTTTGTCGGCGATCGCGCTCTTCAACGATCTGGCTCGTTTAATCCATTTTTAA
- a CDS encoding OmpH family outer membrane protein: protein MQTGTFIKRVMCAVALTGMLVAGVAQAQEARIAAVNSDRILRESAAAKAAQLKLEAEFAKRDKDLQDMASHLKTLSDQLDKNAASLSPADRAAKQTQLSNLDSEFQRKQREFREDLNQRRNEELAAVLDKANKVIKQIAEQQHYDLIVQEAVYVSPRIDITDQVLKALAASSPSATN, encoded by the coding sequence TTGCAAACCGGTACGTTTATCAAGCGTGTGATGTGTGCGGTGGCGCTGACGGGGATGCTCGTGGCCGGTGTCGCGCAAGCGCAAGAGGCCCGCATCGCGGCAGTCAACTCGGACCGCATCCTGCGCGAGTCGGCGGCGGCCAAAGCCGCCCAGCTCAAGCTCGAGGCGGAATTCGCGAAGCGCGACAAGGATCTGCAGGACATGGCAAGCCACCTGAAGACGTTGTCCGACCAACTCGACAAAAACGCCGCGTCGCTGTCGCCGGCCGACCGCGCGGCGAAGCAGACCCAATTATCGAATCTCGATAGCGAGTTCCAGCGCAAGCAACGCGAGTTTCGCGAAGACTTGAACCAGCGCCGCAACGAAGAACTCGCGGCGGTGCTCGACAAGGCGAACAAGGTCATCAAGCAGATCGCCGAACAGCAGCACTACGATCTGATCGTGCAGGAAGCCGTCTACGTGAGCCCGCGCATCGACATCACCGATCAGGTACTCAAGGCGCTGGCCGCCTCGAGCCCAAGCGCGACGAACTGA
- the bamA gene encoding outer membrane protein assembly factor BamA, with the protein MFKPHRFVPKTVAVAALAAHGLIAHAATAPFVVQDIRIEGLQRVEPGTVFSYLPIKRGDTFTDDKASSAIRALYATGFFSDVRIATEGGVVIVNVVERPAIGEIDFAGLHEFDKDALTKALKGVGLSPGRYYDKAIVDRAEQELKRQYLTRGFYDAEVTTTVTPLDTSRVSILFSVNEGPSAKIRQVNFIGNKVFSTSTLRDEMQLSTPNWFSWYTKNDLYSKDKLTNDLENVRTFYLNRGYLEFNIESTQVSISPDKKDMYLTLTVHEGEPYTVSSVKLAGNLLDRGPELQKLITVKAGQRFSADKLKATTKAIVDKLGEYGYAFATVNAQPDIDQVHHKVALTLQVDPSRRVYVRHINITGNTRTRDEVIRREMRQLESSWFDSSRLSLSKDRINRLGYFTDVEVTTVPVPGTPDQVDVDVAVKEKPTGAITLGAGFSSTDKVVLSAGISQDNVFGSGTSLSVNVNTAQYYRTLTVTQVDPYFTVDGIKRITDVYYRTTQPLYYSTSSSFRIITAGGDLKFGIPFSEVDTVYFGAGLEQNRLDVDSATPQVYKDYVQDFGRVSNNIPVTASWSRDARDSALVPSRGYFTQASAEYGTPLGATQYYKADMQAQYYYSFARGFVLGLNFQGGYGNGLGGRPFPIFKNYFAGGIGSVRGYEPSSLGPRDLTTNDPIGGSKMVVGNIELTFPLPGTGYDRTLRVFTFLDGGNVWGTEGASVGADGLRYGYGLGLAWISPIGPLKLSLGFPVTKHAGDQYQKFQFQIGTAF; encoded by the coding sequence TTGTTCAAACCTCATCGCTTTGTTCCTAAGACGGTTGCGGTCGCGGCGCTTGCCGCTCACGGGCTCATCGCTCACGCGGCGACGGCGCCTTTCGTGGTGCAAGACATCCGCATCGAGGGCTTGCAACGGGTGGAGCCCGGCACGGTGTTCTCCTATCTGCCGATCAAACGAGGCGATACGTTCACGGACGACAAGGCGTCCAGTGCGATCCGCGCGCTGTACGCGACGGGTTTCTTCAGCGACGTGCGCATCGCGACCGAAGGCGGCGTCGTGATCGTGAACGTCGTCGAGCGGCCGGCCATCGGGGAGATCGATTTCGCGGGCTTGCACGAATTCGACAAAGACGCGTTGACGAAAGCGCTCAAGGGCGTCGGCCTCTCGCCGGGCCGCTACTACGACAAGGCGATCGTCGATCGCGCGGAGCAGGAGCTCAAGCGGCAATATCTGACGCGCGGCTTCTATGACGCCGAGGTCACGACGACGGTCACGCCGCTGGATACGAGCCGCGTGTCGATCCTGTTCTCGGTGAACGAGGGCCCGAGTGCGAAGATTCGCCAAGTCAACTTCATCGGCAACAAGGTGTTCAGCACGAGCACGTTGCGCGACGAGATGCAATTGTCCACGCCGAACTGGTTCTCGTGGTACACGAAGAACGACCTCTATTCGAAGGACAAGCTGACGAACGACCTCGAGAACGTCCGCACGTTCTACCTGAACCGCGGCTATCTCGAGTTCAACATCGAGTCGACCCAGGTGTCGATTTCGCCCGACAAGAAGGACATGTACCTGACGCTGACGGTGCACGAGGGCGAGCCGTACACGGTGTCCAGCGTCAAGCTGGCGGGCAATCTGCTCGATCGCGGTCCCGAGTTGCAAAAGCTCATCACGGTCAAGGCCGGGCAGCGCTTCTCGGCCGATAAGCTGAAAGCGACGACGAAGGCGATCGTCGACAAGCTCGGCGAGTACGGCTATGCGTTCGCGACCGTGAATGCGCAGCCCGATATCGATCAAGTGCACCACAAGGTGGCGCTGACGCTGCAGGTCGATCCCAGCCGCCGCGTGTATGTTCGCCATATCAACATCACGGGCAATACGCGTACGCGCGACGAAGTCATCCGCCGCGAAATGCGTCAGCTCGAGAGCTCCTGGTTCGATTCGAGCCGTCTCTCGCTCTCGAAAGACCGGATCAACCGCCTCGGCTACTTCACCGACGTCGAGGTGACGACGGTGCCCGTGCCGGGCACGCCCGACCAGGTCGACGTCGACGTTGCCGTCAAGGAAAAGCCGACGGGCGCGATCACGCTCGGCGCAGGCTTTTCGTCGACGGACAAGGTCGTGCTGTCGGCCGGTATTTCACAGGACAACGTCTTCGGCTCGGGCACGAGCCTTTCCGTGAACGTCAACACGGCCCAGTACTATCGGACGCTGACGGTGACGCAGGTCGATCCGTACTTCACCGTCGACGGCATCAAGCGGATTACCGACGTTTACTACCGCACGACCCAACCGCTGTATTACTCGACGAGTTCGAGCTTCCGGATCATCACGGCCGGCGGCGATTTGAAATTCGGGATTCCATTCTCGGAAGTCGATACGGTCTATTTCGGCGCCGGTCTCGAGCAGAACCGCCTCGACGTCGACAGCGCTACGCCGCAGGTCTATAAGGACTACGTGCAGGATTTCGGCCGCGTGTCCAATAACATACCGGTCACGGCTTCATGGTCGCGCGATGCGCGCGACAGCGCGCTCGTGCCGAGCCGCGGCTACTTTACGCAAGCAAGCGCCGAATACGGTACGCCGCTCGGCGCGACTCAGTATTACAAGGCCGACATGCAGGCCCAGTACTACTACTCGTTCGCGCGCGGCTTCGTGCTCGGGCTGAACTTCCAGGGCGGCTACGGCAACGGTCTCGGCGGCCGGCCGTTCCCGATCTTCAAGAACTACTTCGCTGGTGGTATCGGCTCGGTGCGCGGCTATGAACCGAGCTCGCTCGGCCCGCGCGACCTCACGACGAACGACCCGATCGGCGGCTCGAAGATGGTCGTCGGCAACATCGAATTGACGTTCCCGCTGCCAGGTACCGGGTACGACCGCACGCTGCGCGTGTTCACGTTCCTCGACGGCGGTAACGTTTGGGGCACTGAAGGGGCGAGCGTCGGCGCGGACGGTTTGCGTTACGGCTATGGCTTGGGTCTCGCATGGATTTCGCCGATCGGCCCGCTCAAGCTGAGCTTGGGCTTCCCGGTCACGAAACACGCGGGCGACCAATACCAGAAATTCCAATTCCAGATCGGGACGGCGTTCTAA
- the lpxD gene encoding UDP-3-O-(3-hydroxymyristoyl)glucosamine N-acyltransferase encodes MALTLEQIAQRFGGEVVGDASLKVAGLAPLDQAQPHQLAFLANPKYLSQVETTQAGAVLIAPADLDKLASREGCNFIVTPNPYAYFARVAQLFIDLAAPKAPAGVHPSAVIDPSAQVAPDAVVGPHVVIEAGAVVGEGVRIDANVTIGRGTRIGEGSHLYPNVTVYHGCQIGPRAIVHAGAVVGSDGFGFAPDFVGEGDARTGSWVKIPQVGGVVIGADVEIGANTAIDRGAMADTIIEACVKIDNLVQIGHNCKIGAYTVIAGCTGIAGSTTIGRHCLIGGAVGIAGHLTLADHVVVTAKSGVSKSLLKPGTYSSTLSAVGQAEWNKSAVLMRNLDKMRMRIKALEAALAERGGNV; translated from the coding sequence ATGGCATTGACGCTCGAGCAAATCGCGCAGCGCTTCGGTGGCGAAGTGGTCGGCGACGCGAGCCTGAAGGTGGCGGGCTTGGCGCCGCTCGATCAAGCGCAGCCGCATCAACTGGCGTTTCTCGCCAATCCGAAATACCTGTCGCAAGTCGAGACGACCCAAGCCGGTGCTGTCTTGATCGCGCCGGCCGATCTCGACAAGCTTGCCTCGCGCGAGGGGTGTAATTTCATCGTCACGCCGAACCCGTACGCTTACTTTGCGCGGGTCGCCCAATTGTTCATCGATTTGGCGGCGCCCAAAGCGCCTGCGGGGGTGCATCCGAGCGCCGTCATCGACCCGAGCGCGCAGGTGGCGCCCGACGCTGTCGTCGGGCCGCATGTCGTGATCGAAGCGGGTGCGGTCGTCGGCGAGGGCGTGCGCATCGACGCGAACGTCACGATCGGGCGCGGCACGCGCATCGGCGAGGGCTCGCATCTCTACCCCAACGTCACGGTCTATCACGGCTGCCAGATCGGGCCGCGCGCGATCGTGCACGCGGGCGCAGTCGTCGGCTCGGACGGCTTCGGCTTCGCGCCCGACTTCGTCGGCGAGGGCGATGCGCGCACGGGTAGCTGGGTCAAGATTCCGCAAGTCGGCGGGGTCGTGATCGGTGCCGACGTCGAAATCGGCGCCAACACGGCGATCGATCGCGGCGCGATGGCCGATACGATCATCGAAGCGTGCGTGAAGATCGACAACCTCGTGCAGATCGGTCACAACTGCAAGATCGGCGCCTACACCGTCATCGCCGGTTGCACCGGCATCGCGGGCAGCACGACGATCGGCCGCCACTGCCTGATCGGCGGTGCGGTCGGCATTGCAGGGCACCTGACGCTTGCCGATCACGTCGTCGTAACGGCGAAATCGGGCGTATCCAAGTCGCTGCTCAAGCCGGGCACGTACTCGAGCACCCTCTCGGCCGTCGGCCAGGCCGAATGGAACAAGAGCGCAGTGTTGATGCGCAATCTGGACAAGATGCGCATGCGCATCAAAGCCCTCGAAGCCGCGCTTGCCGAGCGAGGTGGCAACGTTTGA
- the lpxA gene encoding acyl-ACP--UDP-N-acetylglucosamine O-acyltransferase has product MSSIHPTAIIEPGAQLGADVEIGPYAIVGANVTIGERTKVGSHSVIEGYTTIGVDNRIGHYASVGGRPQDMKYQGEPTRLVVGDRNTIREFTTIHTGTVQDGGVTTLGDDNWIMAYVHIGHDCHVGSHVILSSNAQMAGHVIIGDWAIIGGMSGVHQFVKIGEHSMLGGASALVQDIPPFVIAAGNKAEPHGINVEGLRRRGFSADAISALRSAYRLLYKNGLSLEEAKAQLAELALAGGDGDEPVRKLIAFIETSQRGIIR; this is encoded by the coding sequence ATGAGCAGCATTCATCCCACCGCGATCATCGAGCCGGGCGCGCAGCTCGGCGCAGACGTCGAGATCGGACCGTACGCGATCGTCGGCGCGAACGTCACGATCGGCGAGCGCACGAAGGTCGGTTCGCATAGCGTGATCGAAGGCTATACGACGATCGGCGTCGACAATCGGATCGGCCACTACGCCTCTGTCGGCGGGCGTCCGCAAGACATGAAGTACCAGGGCGAGCCCACGCGTCTCGTCGTCGGAGATCGCAACACGATCCGCGAGTTCACCACGATCCATACGGGTACGGTGCAAGACGGCGGCGTGACGACGCTGGGCGACGACAACTGGATCATGGCGTACGTTCACATCGGCCACGATTGCCATGTCGGCAGCCACGTCATTTTGTCGAGCAACGCGCAGATGGCCGGGCACGTCATCATCGGCGACTGGGCGATCATCGGCGGGATGTCGGGCGTGCATCAGTTCGTGAAAATCGGCGAGCATTCGATGCTCGGCGGCGCGTCGGCGCTCGTGCAGGACATACCACCGTTCGTCATCGCCGCGGGCAACAAGGCCGAACCGCACGGCATCAACGTCGAAGGGCTGCGTCGGCGCGGCTTTTCGGCCGACGCGATCTCCGCGCTGCGTAGCGCGTACCGGCTGCTGTACAAGAACGGTCTGTCGCTCGAAGAGGCCAAGGCACAGCTCGCGGAACTCGCTTTGGCGGGCGGCGACGGCGACGAGCCCGTGCGCAAGCTCATCGCGTTCATCGAAACGTCGCAGCGCGGCATCATTCGCTAG
- the uppS gene encoding polyprenyl diphosphate synthase gives MTYTSSTVRVPDIAAVPRHIAIIMDGNGRWATQRRLPRVAGHTRGVEAVRMAVEACARAGVEYLTLFAFSSENWRRPVDEVSFLMRLFVTALEREVGKLHANGIRLRVVGDLSLFDTRVQDLIRRAETKTARNTRLTLTIAANYGGRWDIMQAARKLAEQSASEGRAVPIDEGAFAQHLALAYAPEPDLFIRTGGETRISNFLLWQLAYSEFYFTDTYWPDFDAKTLSDAIASYARRERRFGRTSAQLEPQSQDEPSQNADSLPC, from the coding sequence ATGACCTATACCAGCTCTACCGTTCGCGTGCCTGATATTGCGGCCGTGCCGCGGCATATCGCGATCATCATGGACGGCAATGGCCGTTGGGCAACGCAGCGTCGCTTGCCGCGCGTGGCCGGCCATACGCGCGGCGTCGAAGCCGTGCGCATGGCCGTCGAAGCGTGCGCTCGCGCGGGTGTCGAATACCTGACGCTATTTGCATTCAGTTCGGAGAATTGGCGCAGGCCCGTCGACGAAGTGTCGTTTCTGATGCGGCTGTTCGTGACCGCGCTCGAGCGCGAAGTGGGCAAGCTGCACGCCAACGGCATTCGGTTGCGCGTCGTCGGCGATTTGTCCCTCTTCGATACGCGTGTGCAGGATCTGATCCGCCGGGCGGAAACCAAAACGGCTCGCAATACACGGTTGACGCTGACGATCGCGGCAAACTACGGCGGCCGATGGGACATCATGCAGGCGGCCCGCAAGCTTGCGGAGCAATCGGCGAGCGAGGGACGGGCCGTGCCCATCGACGAAGGGGCATTCGCGCAGCACCTCGCGCTCGCCTATGCGCCGGAACCCGATCTCTTTATCCGCACCGGCGGTGAAACCCGCATAAGCAATTTCCTGCTCTGGCAACTCGCTTATAGCGAATTTTATTTCACCGACACGTACTGGCCCGATTTCGATGCCAAGACGTTGTCCGATGCCATCGCGTCGTACGCACGCCGTGAGCGCCGGTTTGGGCGCACGAGCGCGCAGCTCGAGCCGCAATCGCAAGACGAACCGTCGCAAAACGCCGATTCCCTTCCATGCTGA
- a CDS encoding phosphatidate cytidylyltransferase, translating into MLKTRVITAIVLLAVLLPVTLFAPVAAFGALIAVALVLGAWEWARLLKLPGLAPIAYAVVAALALAASTRLGLGAHAARPLLEAAAVFWILAGPYVLVRRPTLAHGAWRVFLIVAGLVVLVACWHALVAARMLGVSFVLSVLLVVWLADIGAYFAGKAFGKHKLAPAISPGKTWEGAIGGWLAVMVVAVAVMASHAFAPTLVSALGERMGPVRSLLVLTVLVAFSIVGDLFESMLKRQAGVKDSSALLPGHGGVLDRIDALLPVLPLAMLLIG; encoded by the coding sequence ATGCTGAAAACGCGGGTCATCACCGCCATCGTATTGCTGGCGGTGCTGCTGCCGGTCACGCTGTTCGCACCGGTGGCGGCTTTCGGCGCACTCATTGCCGTCGCGCTCGTGTTGGGCGCCTGGGAGTGGGCGCGCTTGCTCAAACTGCCGGGGCTCGCCCCGATCGCCTACGCAGTCGTCGCGGCGCTCGCGCTGGCTGCGAGCACCCGTCTCGGTCTAGGCGCCCATGCGGCTCGGCCGCTGCTCGAAGCCGCAGCCGTCTTCTGGATTCTCGCCGGGCCGTACGTGCTCGTGCGCAGGCCGACGCTCGCGCACGGCGCCTGGCGAGTGTTCCTCATCGTCGCGGGGCTCGTCGTCCTGGTGGCTTGTTGGCACGCGCTCGTCGCGGCACGCATGCTGGGCGTATCGTTCGTATTGTCGGTACTGCTCGTGGTTTGGCTGGCCGATATCGGCGCATACTTTGCCGGCAAGGCGTTCGGCAAGCACAAGCTCGCACCCGCGATCAGCCCAGGCAAGACCTGGGAAGGCGCGATCGGCGGTTGGCTTGCCGTCATGGTCGTGGCCGTCGCCGTCATGGCGTCGCATGCATTCGCGCCGACGCTCGTGTCGGCGCTCGGCGAGCGTATGGGCCCCGTGCGCTCGCTGCTCGTGCTGACGGTGCTCGTCGCATTCAGCATCGTCGGCGACCTGTTCGAATCGATGCTCAAGCGTCAAGCGGGCGTGAAGGATTCGAGCGCACTGCTGCCGGGACACGGCGGCGTGCTCGACCGCATCGACGCACTGCTGCCGGTGCTGCCGCTCGCGATGCTACTCATCGGGTAG